The genomic segment CCACGTTGACCACCGGCACCACGCCGCCGATCACCGACGGGAACTGGGCCAGGCCCGAAGCAGCCAGTTCTTCCGGCTTCAGCGGGGCGTCGGACGAGCCGAAATCAACGGTCTTGGCCTTGATCTGGGCGATACCACCGCCGGAGCCGATCGACTGGTAGTTGACCTTGTTGCTGGTGGCGGCGTTGTAGTCGGCCGACCACTTCGACATCACCGGGTAGATGAACGAGGCGCCCGCGCCGGTGATTTCAGCGGCGTTGGCGGCGAACACGGACGACGCTGCGAAGACGGCAACGGCAACGCGCGACTTGAAGGCGTGGATCACGGGGTGGCTCCTGGGTTGATTGGGATGCGGGGTTACCCGCCCGGTGCACATTCCATAACGGTTCGATGACAGCGCAGGGACCGTTGTATGACGCATCCATTACAGCGCTGCCCGGCGCCTGTGCGGCAGGGGCGTGAAGGAACGACGCACCCGTTGTGACCCCTTTCTATATGTCGCTGACGGCCTGTCCGATGCATGTGTGCTCCGGGCATTCCGCAGCGATCCGGCGTTTTTCGTGCGCAACCGGGCGGCAGGTGGATGCCGCGCGGCGGGCGGCCTGCGCGTCGACCCCGATACATCACGCCATATGCCGCAAGGGATCGACAAGGATGGCGCGACAAATGCGTCGTACGCATGACCGCACGAAGAAATCTGTGGTTGGTGCTCAGGTTGTCATTCGGCTGTCATGGTTTTAACGGAATGTTCGCAAAACGCTTGACCGGCCTGCCGGCGTGGCGTTCTGCCCAAGCCATTCCAACCCTCTGGAGAAATCCAAAATGCGTTCCCATTTGCTCGCCGCCGCGGTCGTTGCAAGCCTCGGTCTGGTTTCCGCCGACGCCTTCGCAGCTCCCGCCAGCACGGGCGTATCCCAGGCACAGCTGCAGCAGCTGCAGGCGCAGATCGCTGCTCTGCAGGCCCAGGTCCAGCAGCTGCAGAGCGACTCGCAGGCGCTGCAGGCGCAGTCCGACGCGCAGTCCGAAGTGAACATCACCCAGGCCCAGGCCCTGGAAGGTGCACAGAAGACCCAGACCAGCGTCGACAAGCTGGCCAAGCTGGTCAATGACAACAAGATCGGCGGTCGCATGTTCTTCGACCTGACCAACATCGACAAGACCAGCAACGGCAAGGACACCGCCGCCAGCGGCACCGGTCTGGACGTCAAGCGCTTCTACCTGACCGTCGACCACAAGTTCAACGACATCTGGTCGGCAAACCTGACCACCGACTTCCAGTACAGCTCGGCCATCGGCAATACCGAACTGTTCGTCAAGAAGGCTTACGTGCAGGGCAGCTTCGACCCGGCCTTCAACCTGCGCGTCGGTGCCGCCGACATGCCGTGGATCCCGTACGTCGAGAAGTTCTACGGCATGCGTTATGTCGAGAACACCCTGACCGATCGCCTGAAGTACGGCAACTCGTCCGACTGGGGCCTGCATGGCTTCGGCAACCTGGGCAACAACTTCAACTACGCCGTCTCGGTCGTGTCCGGC from the Stenotrophomonas maltophilia genome contains:
- a CDS encoding porin, yielding MRSHLLAAAVVASLGLVSADAFAAPASTGVSQAQLQQLQAQIAALQAQVQQLQSDSQALQAQSDAQSEVNITQAQALEGAQKTQTSVDKLAKLVNDNKIGGRMFFDLTNIDKTSNGKDTAASGTGLDVKRFYLTVDHKFNDIWSANLTTDFQYSSAIGNTELFVKKAYVQGSFDPAFNLRVGAADMPWIPYVEKFYGMRYVENTLTDRLKYGNSSDWGLHGFGNLGNNFNYAVSVVSGAGYKNPTRSKGMDVEGRVAYTPNENFVVAVGGYSGKLGKETDIQSAENTYTRANAMVAYADSNFRVGGEYFQAKNLNNVLTVATDKTSGWSVWGSVRVTDGGINVFGRYDDTDVSKTLDPTLSDKYWNVGVEFPVMKNLKLSTVYKYTHLANAGDKKNDKTKEFGVWGDLSF